One region of Halomicrobium sp. LC1Hm genomic DNA includes:
- a CDS encoding alpha-glucosidase translates to MAQERTWWKEAVVYQIYPRSFYDADGDGIGDLQGIIEKLDYVADLGVDVIWLNPVYDSPQRDNGYDISDYRSIDETFGDMDTWRRLLDEIHARDMRLVMDLVVNHTSVDHEWFQRSRRGDPEYEDFYHWRDTDDGRPPNNWDSFFGGSAWEHDAVRDEQYLHLYDTSQPDLNWANEDVREAVYEIVDWWFQQGIDGFRMDVVNLLSKAEGLPDGDPDSEWVGSEHFVDGPELLDYLVELEERVLSNYDGLTVGEMPQLTVEQARTYAGADGPLDLAFHFQHTKLDYGDDGRWSVGEWDLTELKAITDRWQTGLADDGWNALYWENHDQPRVVSRYGDPDEYRRESATMLGTFVLTLRGTPFVYQGQELGMTNAPFPTIEDLRDVDAINHARELMAERDCEYDAVRSIVEYRTRDNARTPMQWSDDDHAGFTDGEPWIDANPNYPTVNVERERADPDSVLSYYRELIDLRSSTPTLIYGEFRDLLPDDRQVYAYERRHEDDRIVVVLNTSVSAASVELPVGVPEGCLLSNYDESPTDLSGATLRPYEAAVYRV, encoded by the coding sequence ATGGCACAGGAACGAACCTGGTGGAAGGAGGCGGTCGTCTACCAGATCTACCCCCGCAGCTTCTACGACGCGGACGGCGACGGGATCGGTGATCTGCAAGGTATCATCGAGAAACTGGACTACGTCGCCGATCTCGGCGTCGACGTCATCTGGCTCAACCCCGTCTACGACTCGCCCCAGCGTGACAACGGCTACGACATCAGCGACTATCGGTCGATCGACGAGACGTTCGGCGACATGGACACCTGGCGTCGACTGCTCGACGAGATCCACGCCCGCGACATGCGCCTCGTGATGGATCTCGTGGTCAACCACACGTCGGTCGACCACGAGTGGTTCCAGCGATCGCGACGCGGCGATCCGGAGTACGAGGATTTCTACCACTGGCGAGACACCGACGACGGCCGACCGCCGAACAACTGGGACTCCTTTTTCGGCGGGTCGGCGTGGGAACACGACGCGGTCCGGGACGAGCAGTACCTCCACCTCTACGATACGAGCCAGCCGGACCTGAACTGGGCCAACGAAGACGTTCGCGAAGCCGTCTACGAGATCGTCGACTGGTGGTTCCAGCAGGGGATCGACGGCTTCCGCATGGACGTGGTCAACCTCCTCTCGAAGGCCGAGGGGCTCCCGGACGGCGACCCCGACAGCGAGTGGGTCGGCTCCGAGCACTTCGTCGACGGACCCGAGCTGCTCGACTACCTCGTGGAACTCGAAGAGCGGGTCCTGTCGAACTACGACGGGCTGACCGTCGGCGAGATGCCCCAGTTGACCGTCGAGCAGGCACGGACCTACGCGGGGGCCGACGGCCCGCTGGACCTGGCCTTTCACTTCCAGCACACGAAACTCGACTACGGGGACGACGGGCGCTGGTCGGTCGGCGAGTGGGACCTGACCGAGCTCAAGGCGATCACGGACCGCTGGCAGACCGGACTCGCCGACGACGGCTGGAACGCGCTCTACTGGGAGAACCACGACCAGCCCCGCGTCGTCTCTCGCTACGGCGACCCTGACGAGTACCGCCGGGAGTCGGCGACGATGCTTGGGACGTTCGTGCTCACGCTCCGGGGCACGCCGTTCGTCTATCAGGGCCAGGAGCTCGGGATGACGAACGCGCCGTTTCCGACGATCGAGGACCTCCGTGACGTCGACGCGATCAATCACGCCCGCGAGCTGATGGCAGAGCGCGACTGCGAGTACGACGCGGTCAGGTCGATCGTCGAGTACCGCACCCGCGACAACGCGCGGACGCCGATGCAGTGGTCCGACGACGACCACGCGGGCTTTACCGACGGCGAGCCCTGGATCGACGCCAACCCCAACTACCCCACGGTCAACGTCGAACGCGAGCGAGCTGATCCCGACTCGGTCCTGTCGTACTACCGGGAGCTGATCGATCTGCGCTCGTCGACGCCGACGCTGATCTACGGCGAATTCCGCGATCTGCTGCCGGACGACCGACAGGTGTACGCCTACGAGCGACGCCACGAGGACGACCGCATCGTCGTCGTGCTGAACACGTCCGTGTCCGCGGC
- a CDS encoding Xaa-Pro peptidase family protein: protein MTDVTVAPLLDRLDDYLEREGLEAVWFARPNSFAWLTGGGNNIVDRATDIGIAAVGYDGDERTVVTNNIEGQRLIDEEVGDVPVETVEWYEDGVADAIRAHSPRPAAADFDVEGFDTVEARDLRQPLTADQIERYRSLAVDATRAFEGVLRDATADATEREITADIHRELEAEGIWAPVVLVGGSERAPAYRHYTSTETELGDYALASITAMRDGLFVSTSRTIAFDAPEWLAERTDDAARVETTALAATQRVGREGGTAGDVFAAVQDAYAQLGWSGEWENHHQGGAAGFAGREWIATPTHDAPVFLPMAYSWNPTVQGAKSEDTHLVTDESVDPISVTGEWPRTTVSAVGADLTLDRHDVLHL from the coding sequence ATGACCGACGTGACCGTCGCGCCGCTGCTCGATCGGCTGGACGACTACCTCGAACGGGAGGGGCTCGAAGCGGTCTGGTTCGCACGGCCCAACTCCTTCGCGTGGCTCACCGGCGGCGGGAACAACATCGTCGACCGGGCGACCGACATCGGGATCGCCGCGGTCGGCTACGACGGCGACGAGCGGACCGTCGTGACGAACAACATCGAGGGCCAGCGGCTGATCGACGAGGAGGTCGGTGACGTGCCCGTCGAGACCGTCGAGTGGTACGAGGACGGCGTCGCCGACGCGATCCGCGCACACAGCCCGCGGCCCGCGGCCGCCGACTTCGACGTCGAGGGGTTCGACACCGTCGAAGCGCGCGATCTGCGACAACCCCTGACAGCCGACCAGATCGAGCGGTACCGTTCGCTGGCCGTCGACGCGACGAGGGCGTTCGAGGGCGTCCTGCGCGACGCCACCGCCGACGCGACCGAACGGGAGATCACAGCCGACATCCACCGCGAGCTCGAAGCCGAGGGGATCTGGGCACCGGTCGTCCTCGTCGGCGGGAGCGAGCGCGCGCCCGCGTACCGACACTACACGTCGACGGAGACGGAACTCGGCGACTACGCGCTGGCGAGCATCACGGCGATGCGGGACGGGCTCTTCGTCAGTACCTCCCGGACGATCGCCTTCGACGCCCCAGAGTGGCTGGCCGAACGGACCGACGACGCCGCCCGCGTCGAGACCACGGCGCTGGCGGCGACCCAGCGCGTCGGCCGCGAGGGAGGGACTGCCGGCGACGTGTTCGCGGCTGTCCAGGACGCCTACGCCCAACTTGGCTGGTCCGGCGAGTGGGAGAACCACCACCAGGGCGGCGCGGCCGGCTTCGCCGGTCGCGAGTGGATCGCGACGCCGACCCACGACGCGCCGGTGTTCCTGCCGATGGCGTACTCGTGGAACCCGACGGTCCAGGGGGCAAAGAGCGAGGACACGCATCTGGTGACCGACGAGAGCGTCGACCCCATCTCGGTGACCGGAGAGTGGCCCCGGACGACGGTCTCGGCCGTCGGGGCCGACCTGACTCTCGACCGCCACGACGTACTCCACCTGTAG
- a CDS encoding Gfo/Idh/MocA family protein has product MTLDIGILGYRFMGKAHSNALDRLPMFFEDAPETNRDVLVGRDEAALADAADTLGFDRTATDWREVVDEVDVFYNLGPNHVHAEPSIAALEAGTPVFCEKPLAPTLAAAEAMADAAAGVTAGTAFNYRFVPALRYARNLIDDGELGEIHHFRGRYLQDWLVDPEAPWSWRNDEEMAGSGALGDLGAHTVDLAHFLLGDTAGDIERLSGHLRTFVDERPVEGSGDTREVTVDDAYSAQVEFESGAMGTLEGSRFSNGHKNDHTIEIEGSAGSLRFSLERLNELELKRADNRGFETILVTDADDPYVDHWWPPGHVLGWEHTFVHENYEFLTAVRDGTDYEPSFEDGLRAQRVLDAIERSDERGEWVSVA; this is encoded by the coding sequence GTGACACTCGACATCGGTATTCTTGGCTATCGGTTCATGGGCAAGGCCCACTCGAACGCGCTCGACCGCCTGCCCATGTTCTTCGAGGACGCACCGGAGACGAACCGCGACGTGCTGGTGGGTCGCGACGAGGCGGCGCTCGCCGACGCCGCCGACACGCTCGGCTTCGATCGGACCGCGACGGACTGGCGCGAGGTGGTCGACGAGGTCGACGTGTTCTACAACCTCGGACCGAACCACGTCCACGCCGAGCCCTCGATCGCCGCACTGGAAGCGGGCACGCCGGTCTTCTGTGAGAAACCCCTCGCACCCACGCTCGCCGCGGCCGAAGCGATGGCCGACGCCGCGGCGGGCGTCACCGCCGGGACGGCGTTCAACTACCGCTTCGTGCCGGCACTCCGGTACGCGCGCAATCTGATCGACGACGGCGAACTCGGCGAGATCCACCACTTCCGCGGGCGCTATCTCCAGGACTGGCTCGTCGATCCCGAGGCCCCCTGGAGCTGGCGCAACGACGAGGAGATGGCCGGCAGCGGCGCGCTGGGCGATCTGGGCGCGCACACGGTCGACCTCGCGCACTTCCTGCTTGGCGACACCGCGGGCGACATCGAACGGCTCAGCGGCCATCTCCGGACGTTCGTCGACGAGCGCCCGGTCGAAGGGAGTGGTGACACTCGTGAAGTCACCGTCGACGACGCCTACAGCGCGCAGGTCGAGTTCGAGTCGGGCGCGATGGGAACCCTGGAGGGATCGCGCTTCTCGAACGGGCACAAGAACGACCACACGATCGAGATCGAGGGCTCGGCGGGGAGTCTCCGGTTCTCCCTCGAACGCCTCAACGAACTGGAGCTCAAGCGCGCGGACAACCGCGGCTTCGAGACGATCCTGGTGACCGACGCCGACGATCCATACGTCGACCACTGGTGGCCGCCGGGTCACGTCCTCGGCTGGGAACACACCTTCGTCCACGAGAACTACGAGTTCCTCACCGCCGTCCGGGACGGCACCGACTACGAACCGAGCTTCGAGGACGGGCTCCGCGCCCAGCGGGTCCTCGACGCGATCGAGCGCAGCGACGAGCGCGGCGAGTGGGTGAGCGTCGCATGA
- a CDS encoding TIGR00266 family protein, producing MEFELTHRPSYTHVVVELGSGETILAEPGAMTTHSSNISMDTTTSNEGLLSSAKSMLGGESFFANEFTATGGTGTVTLAPPTPGDVMQYELSDETIYAVDGAWLASEPSISIETEFGGLKSMLAGASITPLTLEGTGTVFVEAFGGLESIELGAGESYHVDNENVVAWDGSVDFDARRPGGMKSTLLSGEGLVFEFTGPGTVWYQTRGLNAFASTVAELLPGGDSGGATSDGGVDVDDFL from the coding sequence ATGGAGTTCGAACTCACACATCGCCCGTCCTACACGCACGTCGTCGTCGAGCTCGGCAGCGGCGAGACGATCCTCGCCGAACCCGGAGCGATGACGACTCACTCCTCCAACATCTCGATGGACACGACGACGAGCAACGAGGGGCTGCTCAGCTCCGCGAAGTCGATGCTCGGTGGCGAATCCTTCTTCGCCAACGAGTTCACCGCGACGGGTGGCACCGGAACGGTCACGCTCGCCCCGCCCACGCCCGGCGACGTGATGCAGTACGAACTGTCCGACGAGACCATCTACGCGGTCGACGGCGCGTGGCTGGCTTCCGAGCCGTCGATCTCGATCGAGACCGAGTTCGGCGGCCTCAAATCGATGCTCGCCGGGGCCAGCATCACGCCCCTGACTCTCGAAGGCACCGGCACCGTCTTCGTCGAGGCCTTCGGCGGCCTCGAATCGATCGAGCTCGGGGCCGGCGAGAGCTACCACGTCGACAACGAGAACGTCGTCGCCTGGGACGGCTCGGTCGACTTCGACGCGCGGCGTCCCGGCGGGATGAAGTCGACGTTGCTCAGCGGCGAGGGGCTCGTCTTCGAGTTCACCGGACCGGGCACGGTCTGGTACCAGACCCGCGGGCTCAACGCCTTCGCCTCGACGGTCGCGGAGCTGCTCCCCGGCGGTGACAGCGGCGGGGCCACCAGCGACGGCGGCGTCGACGTCGACGACTTCCTGTAG
- a CDS encoding sugar phosphate isomerase/epimerase → MDVGVLTVPLGDQSLEDALSYLDGVGVDAVELGCGGFPGDDHLPRDQYLDDEDAQAELHALLDEYEMRVSALATHNNPLHPDDERAARADTELREAITLADQLGVDAVTCFSGLPAGSDAGTVPNWITAPWPNEHAEALEYQWELAVDYWSDLAEHAADHDVQIAIEMHPNMLVYEPHGLLDLREMTNEYVGANFDPSHLYWQDISITDAIRLLGERDAIHHFHAKDTKVYEERARTRGVLDTTPYTDELERSWLFRSVGYGHGEDHWCDVVSTLRMVGYDGALSIEHEDSLTSATEGLEKAVALLDDVIFETTPGQAHWV, encoded by the coding sequence ATGGACGTAGGTGTACTCACCGTCCCGCTGGGTGACCAGTCTCTCGAAGACGCGCTCTCCTATCTCGACGGCGTCGGCGTCGACGCCGTCGAACTCGGCTGTGGTGGCTTCCCCGGCGACGACCACCTGCCACGCGACCAGTACCTCGACGACGAAGACGCACAGGCCGAGCTGCACGCCCTGCTCGACGAGTACGAGATGCGAGTCAGCGCGCTCGCGACGCACAACAACCCGCTGCACCCGGACGACGAGCGCGCGGCCCGCGCCGACACCGAACTCCGCGAGGCGATCACGCTGGCCGACCAGCTCGGTGTCGACGCCGTGACGTGTTTCTCCGGGCTGCCGGCGGGGAGCGACGCCGGCACGGTCCCCAACTGGATCACCGCGCCGTGGCCGAACGAACACGCCGAGGCCCTGGAGTACCAGTGGGAACTGGCCGTCGACTACTGGTCCGATCTGGCCGAGCACGCGGCCGACCACGACGTGCAGATCGCCATCGAGATGCACCCCAACATGCTCGTCTACGAGCCCCACGGGCTGCTGGACCTGCGCGAGATGACCAACGAGTACGTCGGCGCGAACTTCGACCCCTCCCACCTGTACTGGCAGGACATCTCGATCACGGACGCGATCCGACTGCTGGGCGAACGCGACGCCATCCACCACTTCCACGCGAAGGACACGAAAGTCTACGAGGAGCGGGCCCGCACGCGGGGCGTACTCGATACGACCCCCTACACCGACGAACTGGAGCGCTCGTGGCTGTTCCGCTCGGTCGGCTACGGCCACGGAGAAGACCACTGGTGTGACGTGGTCTCGACGCTCCGGATGGTGGGCTACGACGGCGCGCTCTCGATCGAACACGAGGACTCGCTGACCTCTGCCACCGAGGGTCTGGAGAAGGCCGTCGCCCTCCTCGACGACGTGATCTTCGAGACGACGCCCGGCCAGGCACACTGGGTGTAG
- a CDS encoding methyl-accepting chemotaxis protein: protein MNEFTSKRGVGLAVGGQFCHALYQILLAAVAPSGLYVPLAVLGVVAAGGAGVYSVRRLSGRLHDLTDEVEALRAETETIESRRSTLEAELQSIRDELETARSSLPETAGEAAAAPDGGVAAQNAATIEELDDYIAQSCEILDAASEGRLGRRMATDTPSDALNELGTEYNEMAATFEQTIRAGGDFAGDVAGSSEQVTAATQAVKDASSNVAESVQEIADVFYEQHEQISQISDEMGEMSATIEEIAASSNEVAEMADKTEKRTVEGIESGREAREAMDETSERTEDVVESIEELNDQMDEVGQIVDLIDDIAEQTNILALNASIEAAHASAGANNNGFGVVADEVKSLAEQTKDATNQIESLMDEIQDQTEQAADEIQAMQGSVEKGRTTVEENLESLESIMEHVQRTSSGVKEISDASDDQAASSEEVASIADDAAETSRENVEEAEHVAAVAEEQNLALGEMYVNVKMLSMRSQQLSTLFDRYSIEE, encoded by the coding sequence ATGAACGAATTCACTTCGAAACGGGGTGTTGGACTCGCCGTCGGCGGACAGTTCTGTCACGCACTGTACCAGATACTCCTCGCCGCCGTCGCACCGAGCGGTCTGTACGTCCCGCTGGCGGTGCTGGGCGTCGTCGCTGCCGGTGGGGCTGGCGTCTACTCCGTCCGGCGGCTGTCCGGACGGCTGCACGATCTGACCGACGAGGTCGAGGCTCTCAGGGCCGAGACGGAGACGATCGAATCACGCCGGTCGACGCTCGAAGCGGAGCTACAGTCGATCCGAGACGAACTCGAAACGGCCCGGTCCTCGCTTCCAGAGACCGCGGGCGAGGCGGCCGCTGCGCCCGACGGCGGCGTCGCCGCACAGAACGCCGCGACGATCGAAGAACTGGACGACTACATCGCCCAGAGCTGCGAGATTCTCGACGCAGCCAGCGAGGGCCGACTGGGACGGCGGATGGCCACCGACACGCCGTCGGACGCGCTGAACGAACTCGGCACGGAGTACAACGAGATGGCCGCGACGTTCGAGCAGACGATCCGTGCCGGCGGCGACTTCGCCGGGGACGTCGCGGGCTCCAGCGAGCAGGTCACCGCAGCGACGCAGGCGGTCAAGGACGCGAGCAGCAACGTCGCGGAGTCGGTCCAGGAGATCGCCGACGTATTCTACGAACAACACGAGCAGATCTCACAGATCAGCGACGAGATGGGCGAGATGTCGGCCACGATCGAGGAGATCGCGGCCTCCTCGAACGAGGTCGCAGAGATGGCCGACAAGACCGAAAAACGCACCGTCGAGGGGATCGAGTCCGGCCGCGAGGCCCGGGAAGCGATGGACGAGACCTCGGAGCGAACGGAGGACGTGGTCGAGTCGATCGAGGAGCTCAACGACCAGATGGACGAGGTCGGCCAGATCGTCGACCTCATCGACGACATCGCCGAGCAGACCAACATCCTCGCACTGAACGCCTCCATCGAGGCCGCACACGCCTCTGCGGGAGCGAACAACAACGGCTTCGGCGTCGTCGCAGACGAGGTCAAGTCCCTGGCCGAACAGACCAAAGACGCGACCAACCAGATCGAGAGCCTGATGGACGAGATTCAGGACCAGACCGAGCAGGCGGCCGACGAGATCCAGGCGATGCAGGGCTCCGTCGAGAAGGGCCGGACGACCGTCGAGGAGAACCTCGAATCGCTGGAGTCGATCATGGAGCACGTCCAGCGGACCTCCAGCGGCGTCAAGGAGATCAGCGACGCGTCCGACGACCAGGCCGCCAGCTCGGAAGAGGTCGCGTCTATCGCTGACGACGCCGCCGAAACGTCCCGCGAGAACGTCGAAGAGGCCGAACACGTCGCCGCCGTCGCCGAAGAGCAGAACCTCGCGCTCGGCGAGATGTACGTCAACGTCAAGATGCTCTCCATGCGCTCTCAGCAGCTCTCGACGCTGTTCGACCGCTACTCCATCGAGGAGTGA
- a CDS encoding mandelate racemase/muconate lactonizing enzyme family protein, protein MGNDIDYADLHDPNAEYTMRELSAETMGVTAKRGGGRDVEITDVQTTMVDGNFPWTLVRIYTDAGVVGTGEAYWGAGVPELIERMKPFVIGENPLDIDRLYEHLVQKMSGEGSVEGITVTAIAGIEIALHDLAGKILEVPAYQLLGGKYRDEVRVYCDCHTEEEADPDACADEARRVVDELGYDALKFDLDVPSGLEKDRANRHLRPGEIRHKAEIVEKVTEEVKDEADVAFDCHWTFSGGSGKRLADAIEEYDVWWLEDPVPPENLEVQEEVTKSTKTPITVGENRYRVTEERRLIENQAVDIIAPDLPKVGGMRETQKIADVANQYYIPVAMHNVSSPIATMASAHVGTAIPNSLAVEYHSYELGWWSDLVEESVIENGYIEIPETPGLGLTLDMDAVEEHMVDGETLFDEA, encoded by the coding sequence ATGGGAAACGACATCGATTACGCGGATCTGCACGACCCGAACGCGGAGTACACGATGCGAGAGCTGTCCGCCGAGACGATGGGTGTCACCGCCAAACGCGGCGGCGGCCGCGACGTCGAGATCACGGACGTTCAGACGACGATGGTCGACGGCAACTTCCCGTGGACGCTCGTGCGTATCTACACCGACGCGGGCGTCGTCGGCACCGGCGAGGCCTACTGGGGAGCCGGCGTGCCGGAACTCATCGAACGGATGAAGCCGTTCGTCATCGGCGAAAATCCGCTGGACATCGACCGACTCTACGAGCACCTCGTCCAGAAGATGTCCGGCGAGGGCTCTGTCGAGGGGATCACCGTGACCGCGATCGCGGGGATCGAGATCGCGCTGCACGACCTCGCCGGCAAGATCCTCGAAGTGCCGGCCTACCAGCTGCTCGGTGGCAAGTACCGCGACGAGGTGCGCGTCTACTGTGACTGTCACACCGAGGAAGAGGCGGACCCGGACGCCTGTGCCGACGAGGCCCGCCGCGTCGTCGACGAACTCGGGTACGACGCCCTGAAGTTCGACCTCGACGTGCCCAGCGGCCTGGAGAAAGACCGCGCCAACCGCCACCTCCGGCCGGGCGAGATCCGCCACAAGGCCGAGATCGTCGAGAAGGTCACGGAGGAAGTCAAAGACGAGGCCGACGTGGCCTTCGACTGCCACTGGACGTTCTCCGGTGGCTCCGGGAAGCGACTGGCCGACGCCATCGAGGAGTACGACGTGTGGTGGCTCGAAGACCCCGTCCCGCCGGAGAACCTCGAAGTCCAGGAAGAGGTCACCAAGTCCACGAAGACGCCGATCACCGTCGGTGAGAACCGCTATCGAGTCACCGAGGAACGCCGCCTGATCGAGAACCAGGCCGTCGACATCATCGCGCCCGACCTCCCGAAGGTCGGCGGCATGCGCGAGACCCAGAAGATCGCCGACGTGGCCAACCAGTACTACATCCCCGTCGCGATGCACAACGTCTCCTCCCCGATCGCGACGATGGCAAGCGCCCACGTGGGCACTGCTATCCCGAACTCCCTCGCCGTCGAGTACCACAGCTACGAGCTGGGCTGGTGGTCGGATCTGGTCGAGGAGTCCGTCATCGAGAACGGGTACATCGAGATCCCCGAAACGCCCGGTCTCGGCCTCACGCTGGACATGGACGCCGTCGAGGAACACATGGTCGACGGCGAGACGCTGTTTGATGAAGCATAA
- a CDS encoding 1,4-dihydroxy-2-naphthoyl-CoA synthase, whose translation MVSELFDPDAWVEIDRFDFSDITYHRARETGAVRIAFDRPEVRNAFRPETVDELSTALDHAKRLTDVGCVLVTGNGPSEKDGGWAFCSGGDQSIRGESGYEYSESPRDSEQSNGEGTDPRDDADENIGSDDAVGREATDEPSLDESREDAPDNVGRLHILEVQRQIRHIPKPVVAVVPGWAVGGGHSLHVVCDMTIASAEHAKFLQTDPDVGSFDGGFGSAYLAKQVGQKKAREVFFLGKTYDAAEAADMGMVNEAVPHEELEATALEWAERMNGKSPTAMRMLKYGFNATDDGMVGQQVFAGEATRLAYMTDEAQEGRDAFNEGRDPDFDDYPWHY comes from the coding sequence ATGGTTTCGGAGCTGTTCGACCCCGACGCGTGGGTGGAGATCGACCGGTTCGACTTCTCGGACATCACCTATCACCGCGCCAGAGAGACCGGCGCGGTCCGGATCGCCTTCGACCGCCCCGAGGTCCGCAACGCCTTCCGCCCGGAGACCGTCGACGAACTCTCGACGGCGCTGGATCACGCAAAGCGACTGACCGACGTGGGCTGTGTGCTCGTTACGGGCAACGGCCCCTCGGAGAAGGACGGCGGCTGGGCGTTCTGTTCCGGTGGGGATCAGTCGATTCGGGGGGAGTCGGGCTACGAGTACAGCGAGTCGCCACGCGACTCGGAACAGTCGAACGGGGAGGGGACCGACCCGCGAGACGATGCGGACGAAAATATCGGGTCCGACGACGCCGTCGGACGCGAAGCGACCGACGAGCCCTCGCTCGACGAGTCTCGCGAGGACGCCCCCGACAACGTCGGCCGGCTCCACATCCTCGAAGTGCAGCGCCAGATTCGCCACATCCCCAAGCCCGTCGTCGCCGTCGTGCCGGGGTGGGCGGTCGGCGGCGGCCACTCGCTGCACGTCGTCTGTGACATGACCATCGCCAGCGCCGAGCACGCGAAATTCCTCCAGACGGATCCCGACGTGGGGAGTTTCGACGGTGGCTTCGGCTCGGCGTACCTCGCCAAGCAGGTCGGCCAGAAGAAGGCCCGAGAGGTCTTCTTCCTCGGGAAGACCTACGACGCTGCCGAGGCGGCCGACATGGGGATGGTCAACGAGGCCGTCCCTCACGAGGAACTGGAGGCGACGGCACTGGAGTGGGCCGAGCGGATGAACGGCAAGTCACCGACGGCGATGCGGATGCTGAAGTACGGCTTCAACGCGACCGACGACGGGATGGTCGGCCAGCAGGTGTTCGCCGGTGAGGCGACGCGGCTGGCGTACATGACCGACGAAGCCCAGGAGGGGCGGGACGCGTTCAACGAGGGGCGGGACCCGGACTTCGACGACTACCCCTGGCACTACTGA
- a CDS encoding DoxX family protein, protein MIPLQSELFASAGSGELFLLARLLFGGVLAFMGMNHFTNTADMVGYAQFKGLPAPKLSVVGSGGLLLFAGAGIAVGAFPVVSGFALGLFLLLSGVTMHDFWSMDDPEERQNEMTSFLKNLFGAGGAFAFAALGAVAWPYSVGLALF, encoded by the coding sequence ATGATCCCGCTTCAGTCGGAACTCTTCGCCAGCGCCGGCAGTGGCGAGCTGTTCTTGCTCGCACGCCTCCTCTTTGGCGGCGTCCTCGCGTTCATGGGGATGAACCACTTCACGAACACGGCGGACATGGTCGGTTACGCCCAGTTCAAGGGCCTGCCGGCCCCGAAGCTCTCGGTCGTCGGTTCGGGCGGCCTGCTTCTGTTCGCGGGGGCGGGGATCGCCGTCGGCGCGTTCCCGGTGGTCTCGGGCTTCGCGCTCGGGCTGTTCTTGCTGCTGTCGGGCGTCACGATGCACGACTTCTGGTCGATGGACGACCCCGAAGAACGGCAAAACGAGATGACGAGCTTCCTGAAGAACCTGTTCGGTGCCGGCGGCGCGTTCGCGTTCGCGGCCCTCGGTGCGGTCGCCTGGCCCTACAGCGTCGGGCTGGCGCTGTTCTAG
- a CDS encoding 1,4-dihydroxy-2-naphthoate polyprenyltransferase, with protein sequence MSTATADVSKRRAWVMAARPQTLPAGSAPVIVGAGLALHDGAFAPLPWLAALAGALLLQIGTNFANDYYDAVNGADTDDREGFTRVTAGGLIPARQVKYAMAATYGLAVVVGVYLVAVGGVPILVVGLTSIAAGILYTGGPYPYGYRGLGDLFVFVYFGVVAVTGTYYVQAVATSDVGLFPTGLPAEIGLATAVVASLPAAGLSTAILVVNNVRDRETDAEAGKRTLAVMFGYRFSRLEFLALVGMAYVVPIVFALDGGFGLPALAPLLSLPLAVSVSKTVLRRTDGEALNPALERVGQTVFVHSVLFALGLALTA encoded by the coding sequence ATGAGTACGGCGACGGCGGACGTGTCCAAACGGAGAGCCTGGGTGATGGCCGCCCGCCCGCAGACGTTGCCGGCCGGTTCGGCACCCGTGATCGTCGGGGCCGGACTGGCACTCCACGACGGCGCGTTCGCGCCGCTTCCGTGGCTGGCAGCGCTGGCGGGGGCGTTGCTCCTCCAGATCGGGACGAACTTCGCGAACGACTACTACGACGCGGTCAACGGCGCAGATACAGACGACCGGGAGGGCTTTACGCGAGTGACTGCGGGCGGTCTCATCCCCGCGCGACAGGTCAAGTACGCGATGGCCGCCACGTACGGACTCGCGGTGGTCGTCGGCGTCTACCTCGTCGCGGTCGGTGGCGTGCCGATCCTCGTCGTCGGCCTGACGAGCATCGCCGCCGGGATCCTCTACACCGGCGGCCCCTACCCCTACGGCTATCGGGGACTGGGCGATCTGTTCGTGTTCGTCTACTTCGGCGTCGTGGCCGTCACCGGCACCTACTACGTCCAGGCGGTGGCCACCAGCGATGTCGGTCTGTTCCCGACGGGGCTCCCCGCCGAGATCGGCCTCGCGACGGCGGTGGTGGCAAGCCTCCCCGCCGCGGGCCTCTCGACGGCGATTCTCGTCGTGAACAACGTCCGCGACCGCGAGACCGACGCCGAGGCCGGCAAGCGGACGCTCGCAGTCATGTTCGGCTACCGCTTCAGCCGACTGGAGTTCCTGGCGCTCGTGGGGATGGCCTACGTCGTCCCGATCGTCTTCGCTCTCGACGGCGGGTTCGGCCTCCCGGCGCTGGCCCCCCTGCTCTCGCTGCCGCTCGCGGTCTCCGTGTCGAAGACGGTCCTGCGTCGCACCGACGGGGAGGCGCTCAATCCGGCCCTCGAACGGGTCGGTCAGACGGTGTTCGTCCACTCGGTACTGTTCGCTCTCGGCCTCGCACTGACAGCATGA